In Paraburkholderia caballeronis, the following proteins share a genomic window:
- a CDS encoding LLM class flavin-dependent oxidoreductase, which yields MSRPIRFNAFEMNCVGHQSPGLWAHPRDRSWQYKDLDYWTDLAKLLEKGIFDGIFIADVIGYYDVYKGSNYHALHQAAQIPVNDPLQVAAPIAMVTEHLGIGITASTSFEHPYTFARRLSTADHHTKGRVGWNIVTSYLESGAKNIGQGGLRDHSNRYEVAAEYVEVLYKLFEGSWEDGAVVRDRQQRVFTHPEKVHEIGHQGRFFDVPGYHLCEPSPQRTPVLYQAGASGPGKTFAAQHAECVFVAAPTQSVLKQYVADVRRQASEAGRDPARLLIYNLVTVIVDETDAKAHAKFEEYQRYVSYDGSLVFMSGWTGIDFGQYAPTDLVRRVETNAIVSAVEHLAGGDRSWTIEELATWGGIGGMGPVFVGSASTVADILQQWVEATGVDGFNLAYAIAHETFEDVVHYLVPELQRRGVYPTSYREGTLREKLFGAGARLPGDHPAARYRDIERVKREEAAQREEAVTAR from the coding sequence ATGAGCCGGCCGATCCGTTTCAACGCGTTCGAGATGAACTGCGTCGGGCATCAGTCGCCGGGGCTGTGGGCGCATCCGCGCGACCGTTCGTGGCAGTACAAGGACCTCGACTACTGGACCGATCTCGCGAAGCTGCTGGAAAAGGGCATCTTCGACGGGATCTTCATCGCGGACGTGATCGGCTATTACGACGTCTACAAGGGCAGCAACTATCACGCGCTGCACCAGGCCGCGCAGATTCCGGTGAACGATCCGCTGCAAGTCGCGGCGCCGATCGCGATGGTGACGGAGCATCTGGGCATCGGCATCACGGCGTCCACGTCGTTCGAGCATCCGTACACGTTCGCGCGGCGGCTTTCGACCGCGGATCATCACACGAAGGGGCGGGTCGGCTGGAACATCGTCACGTCGTATCTGGAGAGCGGCGCGAAGAACATCGGGCAGGGCGGGTTGCGCGATCACAGCAATCGCTACGAGGTCGCGGCCGAGTACGTGGAGGTGCTGTACAAGCTGTTCGAGGGGAGCTGGGAGGACGGGGCGGTCGTGCGCGACCGGCAGCAGCGCGTGTTCACGCACCCGGAGAAAGTGCACGAGATCGGCCACCAGGGGCGCTTCTTCGACGTGCCCGGTTATCACCTGTGCGAGCCGTCGCCGCAGCGCACGCCGGTGCTGTATCAGGCCGGCGCGTCGGGGCCGGGCAAGACGTTCGCCGCGCAGCATGCGGAGTGCGTGTTCGTCGCCGCGCCGACGCAGTCGGTGCTGAAGCAGTACGTCGCCGACGTGCGCCGGCAGGCTTCGGAAGCCGGCCGCGATCCCGCCAGGCTGCTGATCTACAACCTCGTCACCGTGATCGTCGACGAGACCGACGCGAAGGCGCACGCGAAATTCGAAGAGTACCAACGCTACGTGTCGTACGACGGCTCGCTCGTGTTCATGTCCGGCTGGACCGGCATCGACTTCGGGCAGTACGCGCCGACGGATCTGGTGCGGCGCGTCGAGACGAACGCGATCGTGTCGGCTGTCGAACATCTCGCGGGCGGCGACCGCTCGTGGACGATCGAGGAACTGGCGACGTGGGGCGGCATCGGCGGCATGGGGCCGGTGTTCGTCGGCTCCGCGTCGACGGTCGCGGACATCCTTCAGCAATGGGTCGAAGCGACCGGCGTGGACGGCTTCAATCTCGCGTATGCGATCGCGCACGAGACGTTCGAGGACGTCGTGCATTACCTCGTGCCGGAGTTGCAGCGGCGCGGCGTTTATCCGACGTCGTATCGCGAAGGCACGCTGCGCGAGAAACTGTTCGGAGCCGGCGCGCGGCTGCCCGGCGATCATCCGGCGGCGCGCTATCGCGACATCGAGCGCGTGAAGCGGGAAGAAGCGGCGCAACGGGAAGAGGCGGTTACAGCCCGCTGA
- a CDS encoding MFS transporter, with amino-acid sequence MSTLELDIAAPVSTPIRSASDVSRLINAGGSATSHARVIVLLALGGVFLDAYDLTTLSYGIQDVTREFGLTPSLTGLVSSAIVIGTILGSVVGGWLTDRIGRYQVFMADMLFFVVAAIAAGLAPNVWVLIAARFVMGLGVGIDLPVAMAFLAEFSKFSGRGNKASRLAAWCPMWYAASSVCFLIVFGLYFLLPEAHAGWLWRASLIFGAVPALVIILVRKRFMNESPLWAANQGDLKNAVRILRESYGIHAHEAPDAGEPVQKQPPASLRVLFQKPYRERTIVASVMNLCIPFEYTAIAFFLPSILSQFLGAGVFETIAASLALNLLFALTGGLLGMRLAYRHPSRHVAIAGFALQFVALVALALVGHPQAALGIGFALLMLGTWLFAEGFGPGAQMMIYPALSYPTSIRGTGVGFGRSLTGIGSALALFVLPILQARFGTDMFWIVAVTAATPIVFLLAIRYEPTARDIDDEAAA; translated from the coding sequence TTGAGCACCCTCGAACTCGACATCGCAGCGCCCGTTTCCACGCCGATCCGTTCGGCCAGCGACGTATCGCGCCTCATCAACGCCGGCGGTTCCGCGACGAGCCATGCGCGCGTGATCGTGCTGCTCGCGCTCGGCGGCGTGTTTCTCGACGCGTACGACCTGACCACGCTGTCCTACGGCATCCAGGACGTGACGCGCGAGTTCGGCCTCACGCCTTCGCTGACCGGCCTCGTCAGCTCGGCCATCGTGATCGGCACGATACTCGGCAGCGTGGTCGGCGGCTGGCTGACCGACAGGATCGGCCGCTACCAGGTGTTCATGGCCGACATGCTGTTCTTCGTCGTCGCGGCAATCGCGGCGGGCCTCGCGCCGAACGTGTGGGTGCTGATCGCCGCGCGCTTCGTGATGGGGCTCGGCGTCGGCATCGACCTGCCGGTCGCGATGGCGTTCCTTGCGGAATTCTCGAAGTTCAGCGGACGCGGCAACAAGGCGTCGCGGCTCGCCGCGTGGTGCCCGATGTGGTACGCGGCTTCGTCGGTGTGCTTCCTGATCGTGTTCGGGCTGTATTTCCTGCTGCCCGAGGCGCATGCGGGCTGGTTGTGGCGCGCGTCGCTGATCTTCGGCGCGGTGCCGGCGCTGGTCATCATTCTCGTGCGCAAGCGCTTCATGAACGAGTCGCCGCTGTGGGCCGCGAACCAGGGCGATCTGAAGAACGCGGTGCGCATCCTGCGCGAATCGTACGGCATTCACGCGCACGAAGCGCCGGACGCGGGCGAGCCGGTACAGAAGCAACCGCCGGCGAGTCTGCGCGTGCTGTTCCAGAAGCCGTATCGCGAACGCACGATCGTCGCCAGCGTGATGAACCTGTGCATTCCGTTCGAATACACCGCCATCGCGTTTTTCCTGCCGTCGATCCTGTCGCAGTTTCTCGGCGCGGGCGTGTTCGAGACGATCGCCGCGTCGCTCGCGCTGAACCTGTTGTTCGCGCTGACCGGCGGCCTGCTCGGGATGCGGCTCGCGTATCGCCATCCGTCGCGACACGTCGCGATCGCGGGTTTCGCGCTGCAATTCGTGGCGCTCGTCGCGCTCGCGCTGGTCGGCCATCCGCAGGCGGCGCTCGGCATCGGCTTTGCGCTGCTGATGCTCGGCACGTGGCTGTTCGCCGAAGGCTTCGGTCCCGGCGCGCAGATGATGATCTATCCGGCGCTGTCGTACCCGACGTCGATTCGCGGCACCGGGGTCGGCTTCGGCCGTTCGCTGACCGGCATCGGCAGCGCGCTCGCGCTGTTCGTGCTGCCGATCCTGCAGGCGCGCTTCGGCACCGACATGTTCTGGATCGTCGCGGTGACAGCCGCCACGCCGATCGTGTTCCTGCTGGCGATCCGCTACGAGCCGACCGCGCGCGACATCGACGACGAGGCCGCCGCTTGA
- a CDS encoding sugar ABC transporter ATP-binding protein codes for MSTAPVVLDARALSKRFGPTRALDRFDLSIRAGEVVALMGANGAGKSTVVKILSGVLRADSGTLTLRGRPYQPDSAQRAKALGVATMHQAVADAVVPTLSIAENLLLDRTSSPSRAGGRWFATPSARLRDARAIAAHVGLTGDLAAPLAEQSVATKQLVTLARALDTDPALLILDEPTASLSAAEAHTLFAALDALRARGVGILLVSHRPGDLRRMADRAVVLRDGRHVADFDAPLDGDAALHAMIGRPLPARSTPAAAGGVLDQPVEPSRSGFRARGLKLFPDAPPLDFHAARGEIVAIAGPVGGGKSRLARTIFGIEPPAGGAMTLDGEPWRARSAADAIDAGVFMLGEDRWATSLFPDSVPFASIEGTLSFPFLARWFRGGRIVRSRERARAQAAIRSMTVRCNGPADRVANLSGGNQQKVALARWHLEPARMLLLDEPFQGVDVGARAEIVEVLRRGAADRVTLVFVSDVEEAFEVADRVLHFDRLRIETLD; via the coding sequence TTGAGCACCGCGCCGGTCGTCCTCGACGCGCGTGCGCTGTCGAAACGCTTCGGCCCGACGCGCGCGCTGGACCGCTTCGACCTGTCGATCCGCGCCGGCGAGGTCGTCGCGCTGATGGGCGCGAACGGCGCGGGAAAATCGACGGTCGTGAAGATTCTGAGCGGCGTGCTGCGCGCGGACAGCGGGACGTTGACGCTACGCGGCCGCCCGTACCAGCCGGATTCCGCGCAGCGCGCGAAGGCGCTGGGCGTCGCGACGATGCATCAGGCGGTCGCCGACGCGGTGGTGCCGACGCTGTCGATCGCGGAGAACCTGCTGCTCGATCGCACGAGCAGCCCGAGCCGCGCGGGCGGCCGCTGGTTCGCCACGCCGTCGGCCCGGCTGCGCGACGCGCGGGCAATCGCGGCGCACGTCGGGCTGACGGGCGACCTCGCCGCGCCGCTCGCGGAACAGTCGGTCGCGACGAAGCAACTGGTCACGCTGGCGCGCGCGCTCGACACCGATCCGGCGCTGCTGATCCTCGACGAACCGACCGCGAGCCTGTCCGCCGCGGAGGCGCATACGCTGTTCGCGGCGCTCGACGCATTGCGCGCGCGCGGCGTCGGCATCCTGCTGGTGTCGCATCGGCCAGGCGATCTGCGGCGGATGGCCGATCGCGCGGTCGTGCTGCGCGACGGGCGGCATGTCGCGGACTTCGACGCGCCGCTCGACGGCGACGCGGCATTGCACGCGATGATCGGCCGTCCACTGCCGGCGCGGTCAACACCGGCAGCGGCAGGCGGCGTGCTCGATCAACCGGTCGAGCCGTCGCGATCCGGTTTTCGCGCGCGCGGCTTGAAGCTCTTTCCCGACGCGCCGCCGCTCGACTTCCACGCGGCGCGCGGCGAGATCGTCGCGATCGCGGGACCGGTCGGCGGCGGCAAGTCGCGGCTCGCGCGGACGATCTTCGGGATCGAGCCGCCGGCCGGCGGTGCGATGACGCTCGACGGCGAGCCGTGGCGCGCGCGCAGCGCGGCCGACGCGATCGACGCCGGCGTCTTCATGCTCGGCGAGGATCGCTGGGCGACGTCGCTGTTTCCGGACAGCGTGCCGTTCGCGTCGATCGAAGGCACGTTGAGTTTTCCGTTCCTGGCGCGCTGGTTTCGCGGCGGCCGCATCGTGCGTTCGCGCGAACGGGCGCGCGCGCAGGCGGCGATCCGCAGCATGACCGTGCGCTGCAACGGCCCGGCCGACCGCGTCGCGAACCTGTCGGGCGGCAACCAGCAGAAGGTCGCGCTTGCGCGCTGGCACCTGGAGCCCGCGCGGATGCTGTTGCTCGACGAGCCGTTTCAGGGCGTCGACGTCGGCGCGCGCGCGGAGATCGTCGAAGTGCTGCGGCGCGGCGCGGCGGACCGCGTGACGCTCGTGTTCGTCAGCGACGTGGAAGAGGCGTTCGAGGTCGCGGACCGCGTGCTGCACTTCGATCGCCTGCGCATCGAGACCCTTGACTAA
- a CDS encoding ABC transporter permease has product MKITAGQNASAPSVFLPRARLRTALERGGIVVLLVALGVLFTWREPAFLSVDNLFSILQAAAIVALLAIGVSITLAVGGFDLSVGSTAATAQMAASYVLVVWQGGALAAFAACLALGVGTGLFNGLLITRLRVPDQLATLGTLFLLAGLQLIPTGGRSLATGTILPDGTETTGSFPDAFLAFGRARWLDVVPVPVLVLAGVTVVAVLVMEFTRWGRVLYATGGNETAARLAGAPTARYRIGAYVASGAIASLGGALIAARVGRGDVGAGHSLLLDAVAAALIGYAVWGLKRPNVLGAVIGAIFVGVLLNGLTMLNAPYYMQDFIKGALLVAALAFTFSIGRQARGR; this is encoded by the coding sequence ATGAAGATCACCGCCGGACAAAACGCGTCCGCGCCATCCGTTTTTCTGCCGCGCGCGCGGCTGCGCACCGCGCTCGAACGAGGCGGCATCGTCGTGCTGCTGGTCGCGCTCGGCGTGCTGTTCACGTGGCGCGAGCCGGCGTTTCTCAGCGTGGACAACCTGTTCAGCATCCTGCAGGCCGCGGCGATCGTCGCGCTGCTCGCGATCGGCGTCTCGATCACGCTCGCCGTCGGCGGCTTCGACCTGTCGGTCGGCAGCACGGCCGCCACGGCGCAGATGGCCGCGAGCTACGTGCTGGTCGTCTGGCAGGGCGGCGCGCTCGCGGCGTTCGCCGCGTGTCTCGCGCTCGGCGTCGGCACCGGGCTGTTCAACGGCCTGCTGATTACGCGGCTGCGCGTGCCGGACCAGCTCGCGACGCTCGGCACGCTGTTCCTGCTTGCCGGGCTGCAACTGATTCCGACCGGCGGCCGCTCGCTCGCAACCGGCACGATCCTGCCGGACGGCACCGAGACGACGGGATCGTTTCCCGATGCGTTCCTCGCGTTCGGCCGCGCGCGCTGGCTCGACGTCGTGCCGGTGCCGGTGCTCGTGCTCGCGGGCGTCACCGTGGTCGCGGTGCTCGTGATGGAGTTCACGCGCTGGGGTCGCGTGCTGTATGCGACCGGCGGCAACGAGACCGCCGCCCGGCTCGCGGGCGCGCCGACCGCGCGTTATCGCATCGGCGCGTATGTCGCGTCCGGCGCGATCGCGTCGCTCGGCGGCGCGCTGATCGCCGCGCGGGTCGGGCGCGGCGACGTCGGCGCGGGGCATTCGCTGCTGCTCGACGCGGTCGCGGCCGCGCTGATCGGTTACGCGGTGTGGGGGCTGAAGCGGCCGAACGTGCTCGGCGCGGTGATCGGCGCGATCTTCGTCGGCGTGCTGCTGAACGGGCTGACGATGCTGAATGCGCCGTACTACATGCAGGATTTCATCAAGGGCGCGCTGCTGGTGGCCGCGCTTGCGTTCACGTTCAGCATCGGCCGGCAGGCGCGCGGGCGATGA
- a CDS encoding SfnB family sulfur acquisition oxidoreductase gives MSAIPEAAAREAQAVAADVTRADARVIGDDAEAIEVARDLASAFAKEAAVRDRERRLPYDEADAFSQSGLWAITVPKAYGGAGVSFVTLTRVIEIVAAADPSIGQLPQNHLGLVDVIALTGTDAQKRFFFGEVLKGRRFGNGFSEKGTKNVLDLRTRVVRDGGDYVIDGTKFYSTGALFADYVPILGLDDARRAWLAYVPKGTAGLDVVDDWSGFGQRTTASGTVIASGVRVPAANVLPAYEVSERPTLNGPVSQIIQAAIDAGIARAALDDTLAFVRERTRPWVDSGVERAADDPLVLREVGRLHIQLHAADALLERAARTLDEIAAQPAPLTEDDVARASVAVAEAKVLTTEIALLAGEKLFELAGTQATLAEHNLDRHWRNARTHTLHDPVRWKYHLVGNYYLNGVKPARHAWN, from the coding sequence ATGTCAGCGATTCCGGAAGCCGCCGCGCGCGAAGCGCAGGCTGTTGCAGCAGACGTTACGCGCGCCGACGCGCGCGTGATCGGCGACGATGCCGAGGCGATCGAGGTCGCGCGCGACCTGGCGTCGGCGTTCGCCAAAGAGGCGGCCGTGCGCGACCGCGAGCGGCGGCTGCCGTACGACGAAGCCGATGCGTTCTCGCAGTCGGGCCTGTGGGCGATCACCGTGCCGAAGGCGTATGGCGGCGCGGGCGTGTCGTTCGTCACGCTGACGCGGGTGATCGAGATCGTCGCGGCGGCCGACCCGTCGATCGGGCAACTGCCGCAGAACCATCTCGGTCTGGTCGACGTGATCGCGCTGACCGGCACCGACGCGCAGAAGCGGTTCTTCTTCGGCGAAGTGCTGAAGGGGCGGCGTTTCGGCAACGGCTTCTCGGAGAAGGGCACGAAGAACGTGCTCGACCTGCGCACGCGCGTCGTCCGGGACGGCGGCGACTACGTGATCGACGGCACGAAGTTCTATTCGACCGGTGCGCTGTTCGCGGACTACGTGCCGATCCTCGGCCTCGACGACGCGCGCCGCGCCTGGCTCGCATACGTGCCGAAGGGAACGGCGGGGCTCGACGTCGTCGACGACTGGTCCGGCTTCGGCCAGCGCACGACGGCGAGCGGCACGGTGATCGCGTCCGGCGTGCGCGTGCCGGCGGCGAACGTGCTGCCCGCCTATGAGGTGTCCGAGCGGCCGACGCTGAACGGGCCGGTGTCGCAGATCATCCAGGCGGCGATCGACGCGGGCATCGCGCGCGCCGCGCTCGACGACACGCTTGCGTTCGTGCGCGAGCGCACCCGGCCGTGGGTCGACAGCGGCGTCGAGCGCGCGGCTGACGATCCGCTCGTGCTGCGCGAGGTCGGCCGCCTGCATATCCAGCTGCATGCAGCCGACGCATTGCTCGAACGCGCGGCGCGCACGCTCGACGAGATCGCCGCGCAGCCGGCGCCGCTCACCGAAGACGACGTCGCGCGCGCATCGGTCGCCGTGGCCGAGGCGAAGGTGCTGACCACCGAGATCGCGTTGCTCGCGGGCGAGAAGCTGTTCGAACTCGCGGGCACGCAGGCGACGCTCGCCGAGCACAACCTCGACCGCCACTGGCGCAACGCGCGCACGCATACGCTGCACGACCCGGTGCGCTGGAAATACCACCTCGTCGGCAACTACTACCTGAACGGCGTCAAGCCCGCGCGCCACGCGTGGAACTGA
- a CDS encoding substrate-binding domain-containing protein, with protein MIDKLFRSFAIAASLAASLSVHAATGLANAPAPFDRGGVKIALVNYLSTGDFFQAYEAGAQKQAKALGIDLRIYEGRQDATQQRDQIQQAINVGVSAIIVNHGLPESLKDVVQTALDKGIKVVAFDVDLANPKVPQIEQSDHDLATLLLNQAVKDNGAAFNAAYVYVAGFAPLDRRDAVWQSFKAAHPGVKEVARFGTVDNPIAQSVANQAGAAYRAHPDVRVVFAPYDEFARGAKLAADEAGIASKLRIYSADISTADIEAIRAPGSPWVATAATNPAVVGAVSVRAAALLVAGQDPGHRIEVKPTLITRDDLVKNDIHNVAELGAKFGAFRRADVVRAAWIPDAND; from the coding sequence ATGATCGACAAACTGTTTCGCAGCTTCGCAATCGCGGCCTCGCTCGCCGCAAGCCTTTCCGTTCACGCGGCGACCGGCCTGGCCAACGCGCCCGCGCCGTTCGATCGCGGCGGCGTGAAGATCGCGCTCGTGAACTACCTGTCCACCGGCGACTTCTTCCAGGCCTACGAGGCCGGCGCGCAGAAGCAGGCGAAGGCGCTCGGCATCGATCTGCGGATCTACGAAGGACGCCAGGACGCGACGCAGCAGCGCGATCAGATCCAGCAGGCGATCAACGTCGGCGTGTCCGCGATCATCGTGAATCACGGGCTGCCGGAGTCGCTGAAGGACGTCGTGCAGACCGCGCTCGACAAGGGGATCAAGGTCGTGGCGTTCGACGTCGATCTGGCGAACCCGAAGGTGCCGCAGATCGAGCAGAGCGACCACGACCTCGCGACGCTGCTGCTGAACCAGGCGGTGAAGGACAACGGAGCCGCATTCAATGCGGCGTACGTGTACGTGGCGGGGTTCGCGCCGCTCGACCGTCGCGACGCGGTGTGGCAGTCGTTCAAGGCCGCGCATCCGGGCGTGAAGGAGGTCGCGCGGTTCGGCACCGTCGACAATCCGATCGCGCAGTCGGTCGCGAACCAGGCGGGGGCCGCGTATCGCGCGCATCCGGACGTGCGCGTGGTGTTCGCGCCGTACGACGAGTTCGCGCGCGGCGCGAAGCTCGCGGCGGACGAGGCCGGCATCGCGTCGAAGCTGCGCATCTACAGCGCGGACATCTCGACGGCGGACATCGAGGCGATTCGCGCGCCGGGCAGCCCGTGGGTCGCGACGGCGGCGACGAATCCGGCCGTCGTCGGCGCGGTGTCGGTGCGCGCGGCGGCGCTGCTGGTCGCGGGGCAGGACCCGGGGCATCGCATCGAGGTGAAGCCGACGCTGATTACGCGCGACGACCTCGTGAAGAACGACATTCACAACGTCGCGGAACTCGGCGCGAAGTTCGGCGCGTTCCGCCGCGCGGATGTCGTGCGTGCGGCGTGGATTCCGGACGCGAACGATTGA